A region from the Variovorax sp. RKNM96 genome encodes:
- a CDS encoding amidohydrolase family protein, translating to MTQRIDSHQHFWRPTRGDYAWLRADVPALAPLMRNFLPEHLAPLLQAHGVARTVLVQAAESEAETDFMLELATAHDAIGAVIGWVNLSSRGAVASLERMARHPKFKGVRPMLQDLPDDDWIAHAPHPDAIRAMVRLGLRFDALVKPRHLPSLLQFLKAWPQLPVVIDHAAKPGVGDAENAEDSEAFAIWRRHMMELAALPQVCCKFSGLWTEAPDAMRGDVDALVRAIRPIWGVLLRCFGPGRLMWGSDWPVLTLAGDYAGWIAASQALIGNLPPHGQEQVWHRTAQHFYGISSTN from the coding sequence ATGACACAGCGCATCGACTCGCATCAGCATTTCTGGCGACCCACGCGCGGCGACTATGCGTGGCTGCGCGCCGATGTGCCCGCGCTGGCGCCGCTCATGCGCAACTTTCTTCCCGAGCACCTCGCGCCCCTGCTGCAAGCGCACGGCGTGGCGCGGACGGTGCTGGTGCAGGCGGCCGAGTCGGAAGCAGAAACCGACTTCATGCTGGAACTGGCCACGGCGCACGATGCGATCGGCGCTGTGATCGGCTGGGTCAACCTGAGCAGCCGCGGTGCCGTGGCCTCGCTGGAGCGCATGGCACGGCACCCCAAGTTCAAAGGCGTCCGGCCGATGCTGCAGGACCTGCCCGACGACGACTGGATCGCACACGCGCCGCACCCCGATGCGATCCGCGCGATGGTGCGCCTGGGCCTGCGCTTCGATGCGCTGGTGAAGCCGCGCCATCTGCCGTCGCTGCTGCAATTCCTGAAGGCCTGGCCGCAACTGCCCGTGGTGATCGACCACGCAGCGAAGCCCGGCGTGGGGGATGCGGAAAACGCTGAAGACAGCGAGGCCTTTGCCATCTGGCGCAGGCACATGATGGAGCTGGCCGCACTGCCGCAGGTCTGCTGCAAGTTCTCTGGCCTCTGGACCGAGGCGCCGGACGCGATGCGCGGCGATGTCGACGCGCTGGTGCGCGCGATCCGCCCGATCTGGGGTGTGCTGCTGCGCTGCTTCGGGCCCGGCCGCCTGATGTGGGGCAGCGACTGGCCCGTGCTCACGCTGGCCGGCGACTACGCGGGCTGGATCGCGGCGAGCCAGGCGCTCATCGGCAACCTGCCGCCGCACGGGCAGGAGCAGGTCTGGCACCGCACCGCGCAGCACTTCTACGGCATCTCATCGACGAACTGA
- a CDS encoding ABC transporter permease, whose protein sequence is MTTPTAATAATDVPGFSLKAWLFRPATRQKLLAFASLIALMVFFSFASPQFLQTDNLVSILQSTAVNGVLAIACTFVIITAGIDLSVGTLMTFCAVMAGVVLTYMGMPLALGIAAAIFFGALAGFVSGVLIAKLKIPPFIATLGMMMLLKGLSLVISGTKPIYFNDTPGFTAISQDSLIGDLVPSLPIPNAVLILFLVAVAASILLNRTILGRYTFALGSNEEAVRLSGVNTDFWKVVVYTVSGGICGIAGLLIASRLNSAQPALGQGYELDAIAAVVIGGTSLSGGTGTIVGTIIGAFIMSVLTNGLRILSVAQEWQTVITGVIIILAVYADILRRRSNSKH, encoded by the coding sequence TTGACGACCCCTACCGCTGCAACCGCCGCCACCGATGTACCTGGCTTCTCGCTGAAGGCGTGGCTCTTTCGCCCCGCCACTCGGCAGAAGCTCCTGGCCTTCGCCAGCCTCATCGCGCTGATGGTGTTCTTCAGCTTCGCCTCGCCGCAGTTTTTACAGACCGACAACCTCGTGAGCATCCTGCAGTCGACCGCGGTGAACGGTGTGCTGGCCATCGCCTGCACCTTCGTCATCATCACGGCGGGCATCGACCTGTCGGTGGGTACGCTCATGACCTTCTGCGCCGTCATGGCCGGCGTGGTGCTCACCTACATGGGCATGCCGCTCGCCCTGGGCATCGCGGCGGCGATCTTCTTCGGCGCGCTGGCCGGCTTCGTCTCGGGCGTGCTGATCGCCAAGCTCAAGATCCCGCCCTTCATCGCGACGCTGGGGATGATGATGCTGCTCAAAGGCCTGTCGCTCGTGATCTCGGGCACCAAGCCGATCTACTTCAACGACACGCCGGGTTTCACCGCCATCTCGCAAGACTCGCTCATCGGTGACCTCGTGCCCTCGCTGCCGATTCCGAACGCGGTGCTGATCCTGTTCCTGGTGGCGGTGGCCGCGAGCATCCTGCTCAACCGGACCATCCTCGGGCGCTACACCTTTGCGCTCGGCAGCAACGAGGAGGCGGTGCGCCTCTCGGGCGTGAACACCGATTTCTGGAAGGTCGTGGTCTACACGGTGAGCGGCGGCATCTGCGGCATCGCGGGATTGCTGATCGCCTCGCGGCTGAACTCCGCGCAGCCGGCGCTCGGGCAGGGCTATGAGCTCGATGCGATCGCGGCCGTGGTCATCGGCGGCACGTCGCTCAGCGGCGGCACCGGCACCATCGTCGGCACGATCATCGGCGCCTTCATCATGAGCGTGCTCACCAACGGCCTGCGCATTCTTTCGGTCGCGCAGGAGTGGCAGACGGTGATCACGGGCGTGATCATCATCCTGGCCGTGTACGCGGACATCCTGCGCCGCCGCAGCAACAGCAAGCACTGA
- a CDS encoding porin has protein sequence MKHGFQAATASFCMCIAAAGAHAQSSVTLYGRAVAGADYQNNIANDAGQGRGHLWRAAGNQWGTSMLGVKGTEDLGGGMAAFFVLEGGFDLPKATPNGADLLLNRRSYVGLQDYWGKLVLGKNLSIANDVWYIDPTGQQFIGTATLVRGRNWQGNDNGVEYTTPTWGGFSATVQTGLGEQTDGFTKLRKDGVSVSYIAPSFEVRAIYDVARDKNGQYSDLFNKSKELTLGGTATFFDDLKMFVGYQRLSAPDAPLSAPSKANHYWVGANYRITPLLTLIGSMFRVTQNRNAGSANLYMLGANYALSKRTLLYASVGKVYNSENANFSVEATNNNPPAGGKQSGTYFGISHTF, from the coding sequence ATGAAGCACGGTTTCCAGGCTGCCACGGCCTCCTTCTGCATGTGCATCGCCGCGGCGGGTGCCCACGCCCAGAGCAGCGTCACTCTCTACGGTCGCGCCGTTGCAGGCGCCGACTACCAGAACAACATCGCCAATGACGCGGGCCAGGGCAGGGGTCACCTGTGGCGCGCGGCTGGCAACCAATGGGGCACCAGCATGCTGGGTGTGAAGGGCACGGAGGACCTGGGCGGCGGAATGGCGGCCTTCTTCGTGCTCGAAGGCGGCTTCGACCTGCCCAAGGCCACGCCCAACGGTGCCGACCTGCTGCTGAACCGCCGCTCCTACGTCGGCCTGCAGGACTACTGGGGCAAGCTGGTGCTGGGCAAGAACCTGTCGATCGCCAACGACGTCTGGTACATCGACCCGACGGGCCAGCAGTTCATCGGCACCGCGACGCTGGTGCGCGGGCGCAACTGGCAGGGCAACGACAACGGGGTCGAGTACACGACGCCGACCTGGGGCGGCTTCAGCGCCACCGTGCAGACGGGCCTGGGCGAGCAGACCGATGGCTTCACGAAGCTGCGCAAGGACGGCGTCTCGGTGTCGTACATCGCGCCCTCGTTCGAAGTGCGCGCCATCTACGACGTGGCGCGCGACAAGAACGGCCAGTACTCCGACCTCTTCAACAAGTCCAAGGAGCTCACGCTCGGCGGCACCGCCACCTTCTTCGACGACCTGAAGATGTTCGTCGGCTACCAGCGGCTGTCGGCGCCCGATGCGCCGCTCAGCGCGCCGAGCAAGGCCAACCACTACTGGGTCGGCGCCAACTACAGGATCACGCCGTTGCTGACGCTGATCGGCTCGATGTTCCGCGTCACGCAGAACCGGAACGCCGGCAGCGCCAACCTGTACATGCTGGGCGCGAACTACGCGCTCTCCAAGCGCACGCTGCTCTACGCCTCGGTGGGCAAGGTCTACAACAGCGAGAACGCCAACTTCTCGGTGGAGGCCACCAACAACAACCCGCCCGCGGGCGGCAAGCAGTCGGGCACGTACTTCGGCATCAGCCATACGTTCTGA
- a CDS encoding right-handed parallel beta-helix repeat-containing protein, which produces MNECVVFTRAADEMTRRRPSWIGGAMAATVLALGLAGCGGGGGGGGSSFFPLPGGGSGGDPVAPTDPVAPVDPTNLYVSPTGSDQNPGTQAKPFATLKQAVSKATADAQAGAGSVPPAGRTIFLDQGTHYLASTIVLGPELSGAPGKPFTIAAVPGTQPVLSGARKLETLQWSTTGNGVWTAATDGTDFDDLYIDGERQVRARYPNFQPRSESGERIFFNGSGKATDPARVATWKNPQGGYAHVMLNAEWGDIHYQIKGKKPDNTLDLSEGTGNNRMEQGPNWNVSFVENIFEELDVPQEWFHDVAAKKLYFIPKTGADPRTARIEVSGGADKGLVEQLIVLKGSEATPIHDVAIKGLVLTQTGTTFMKTTEPLLRSDWKVFRGGAVYIEGAQDVEIAGNDMHALGGNAVFVSGYNRRVAVRGNEIEDIGASGILFVGSPDAVRSPGFHYSARTSYADMDKAPGPKTNAYPSQSIAENNLIHDIGFREKQATGVEISMASEITVRSNSIYGTPRAGINIGDGTWGGHVLEFNDVFDTVLETGDHGAFNSWGRDRYWGQLPPGNSGNANADLTAHPEMPFLDAMKPTAIRNNRFRCDHGWDIDLDDGSTNYVIENNVLLKGGLKNREGFKRINRNNILVNNTFHPHVWFANSLDHFEKNIVMGPYQPIGVGTGNNGELVDNNLLPTTAALKTAQAMGWDANSKVSGDPMFADGEKGDFTVAANSPALGVGFQNIAMDKFGVQDPRLKPRARKPVFDPLNIQVLVLETPSDFLGARVKSVETEGERSAAGLPSVAGVLVQSVTAGSDAAKSGVLANDVFLQAIVAGQPKDIADSNDLNAALGAEAANGKLHVKVQRNNVTTEFDLVFPSLAVHNDDWSGITVKGGWGRSTNRNKASGDFNFDVRYTQTNGDEMTVAFTGTGVRVLAPVDTTAVQFSALLDGATAQDITIPAVAVYKGQRTVYSIAGLTAGPHTLVLKKVSGAYLQIDRVDVTQ; this is translated from the coding sequence ATGAATGAGTGTGTTGTGTTCACGCGTGCGGCAGACGAGATGACGCGGCGCAGGCCGAGCTGGATCGGCGGTGCGATGGCGGCGACGGTCCTGGCGCTCGGCCTGGCGGGATGCGGCGGTGGTGGTGGTGGAGGCGGGAGCAGCTTCTTTCCGCTGCCCGGCGGTGGAAGCGGCGGCGATCCCGTCGCGCCGACCGATCCTGTCGCCCCGGTAGATCCGACGAATCTCTATGTCTCTCCAACAGGCAGCGACCAGAACCCCGGCACGCAGGCCAAGCCCTTTGCCACGCTGAAGCAGGCCGTATCGAAAGCCACCGCAGATGCGCAGGCCGGTGCCGGCAGCGTGCCGCCCGCGGGTCGGACGATCTTTCTCGACCAAGGCACGCACTACCTCGCATCGACCATCGTGCTCGGCCCGGAACTGTCGGGCGCGCCCGGCAAGCCCTTCACGATCGCCGCAGTGCCAGGCACGCAGCCCGTGCTCAGCGGCGCGCGAAAGCTGGAGACGCTGCAATGGTCGACGACCGGCAATGGCGTCTGGACCGCCGCCACCGATGGCACCGATTTCGACGACCTGTACATCGATGGCGAGCGCCAGGTGCGAGCGCGCTATCCCAACTTCCAGCCGCGCAGCGAATCGGGCGAGAGGATCTTCTTCAACGGCAGCGGCAAGGCCACGGACCCGGCGCGCGTGGCGACCTGGAAGAACCCCCAGGGCGGCTATGCGCACGTGATGCTGAATGCCGAGTGGGGCGACATCCACTATCAGATCAAGGGCAAGAAACCCGACAACACGCTCGACCTGAGCGAGGGCACGGGCAACAACCGCATGGAACAGGGGCCGAACTGGAACGTCAGCTTCGTCGAGAACATCTTCGAGGAACTCGACGTGCCGCAGGAGTGGTTTCATGACGTGGCGGCGAAGAAGCTTTACTTCATTCCGAAGACGGGCGCCGATCCGCGGACCGCGCGCATCGAGGTGAGCGGCGGCGCCGACAAGGGCCTTGTCGAGCAGTTGATCGTGCTCAAGGGATCGGAGGCGACACCGATTCATGACGTGGCCATCAAGGGCCTCGTGCTCACGCAGACCGGCACCACCTTCATGAAGACCACCGAGCCGCTGCTGCGCAGCGACTGGAAGGTGTTCCGGGGCGGCGCCGTCTACATCGAAGGCGCACAGGATGTGGAGATTGCCGGCAACGACATGCATGCGCTGGGCGGCAACGCCGTGTTCGTGAGTGGCTACAACCGCCGGGTCGCCGTGCGCGGCAACGAGATCGAGGACATCGGCGCGAGCGGCATTCTTTTCGTCGGCTCGCCGGACGCGGTGCGCTCGCCCGGCTTCCACTACAGCGCACGAACGAGCTACGCCGACATGGACAAGGCACCCGGGCCGAAGACCAATGCCTACCCGTCGCAGTCCATTGCCGAGAACAACCTGATCCACGACATCGGCTTCAGGGAGAAGCAGGCCACCGGCGTGGAGATCTCGATGGCCTCGGAGATCACGGTGCGCAGCAACAGCATCTACGGCACGCCGCGCGCGGGCATCAACATCGGTGACGGCACCTGGGGCGGCCATGTGCTGGAGTTCAACGACGTGTTCGACACGGTGCTGGAGACCGGCGACCACGGCGCGTTCAACTCGTGGGGGCGCGACCGCTACTGGGGCCAGCTGCCACCGGGCAATTCGGGCAATGCGAACGCCGATCTCACTGCGCACCCGGAGATGCCTTTCCTCGACGCCATGAAGCCCACGGCGATCCGCAACAACCGCTTTCGTTGCGACCACGGCTGGGACATCGACCTGGACGACGGCTCGACCAACTACGTGATCGAGAACAACGTGCTCCTCAAGGGCGGGCTGAAGAACCGCGAAGGCTTCAAGCGCATCAATCGCAACAACATCCTGGTGAACAACACCTTCCATCCGCATGTGTGGTTCGCGAACAGCCTGGACCACTTCGAGAAGAACATCGTGATGGGGCCCTACCAGCCGATCGGCGTCGGCACCGGCAACAACGGCGAGCTCGTGGACAACAACCTGCTGCCGACCACCGCCGCGCTGAAGACCGCGCAGGCGATGGGCTGGGATGCCAACTCGAAGGTCTCGGGCGATCCGATGTTTGCCGATGGCGAGAAAGGCGACTTCACGGTCGCGGCCAACTCGCCGGCCCTGGGCGTCGGCTTCCAGAACATCGCGATGGACAAGTTCGGCGTGCAGGACCCGCGGCTCAAGCCGAGGGCCAGGAAGCCGGTCTTCGATCCGCTGAACATCCAGGTGCTGGTGCTGGAGACGCCGTCGGACTTTCTCGGCGCCCGGGTCAAGTCGGTGGAAACGGAGGGCGAGCGCTCCGCCGCTGGCCTGCCGAGCGTGGCGGGCGTGCTCGTGCAATCGGTGACGGCGGGATCGGATGCGGCAAAGAGCGGCGTGCTGGCCAACGACGTTTTTCTCCAGGCGATCGTCGCGGGTCAGCCCAAGGACATCGCGGACAGCAACGACCTGAACGCCGCCCTCGGTGCAGAGGCCGCGAACGGCAAGCTGCATGTGAAGGTCCAGCGGAACAATGTGACGACCGAGTTCGACCTGGTCTTTCCGTCATTGGCCGTGCACAACGACGACTGGTCGGGCATCACCGTCAAGGGCGGCTGGGGGCGTTCCACCAACCGCAACAAGGCGTCGGGGGACTTCAATTTCGATGTGCGCTACACCCAGACGAACGGCGACGAAATGACCGTCGCTTTCACCGGAACCGGGGTGCGCGTGCTGGCGCCCGTCGATACGACGGCGGTGCAGTTCTCGGCCTTGCTCGATGGCGCTACCGCACAGGACATCACCATTCCCGCCGTCGCGGTGTACAAGGGCCAGAGAACGGTCTACAGCATTGCGGGCCTCACCGCGGGCCCACATACCTTGGTACTCAAGAAGGTGTCGGGTGCATACCTCCAGATCGATCGCGTCGATGTGACGCAGTAA
- a CDS encoding ABC transporter substrate-binding protein, translating into MIQRRAVTTALGAALIGLSGFAQAQQAQEIYIPLVSKGFQHQFWQAVKSGAEQAAKDLKVKVSFEGPESESMVDKQIDMLSAALAKKPQAIGFAALDSQAAIPLLKKAQAAKIPVVAFDSGVDSDIPVTTTTTDNKAAAALAADKMAELIGKSGEVALVVHDQTSRTGVDRRDGFVNRIKSTYPNIKIVSVQYGGGDQLKSTEITKSILQASPNLKGIFGANEGSAIGVVNGVKEMKRNGKVVIIGYDSGKQQKNAIVDGSMAGAITQNPVGMGYKTVEMAVKAIKGEKLPKVVDTGFFWYDKTNITDPKIAAVLYD; encoded by the coding sequence ATGATTCAACGAAGAGCAGTCACCACCGCGCTGGGCGCGGCCCTCATCGGCCTGTCGGGCTTCGCGCAGGCACAGCAGGCGCAGGAGATCTACATCCCGCTCGTCTCCAAGGGCTTCCAGCACCAGTTCTGGCAGGCCGTGAAGTCCGGCGCCGAGCAGGCCGCGAAGGACCTGAAGGTGAAGGTCAGCTTCGAGGGCCCCGAGTCGGAGTCGATGGTCGACAAGCAGATCGACATGCTCTCGGCCGCGCTCGCCAAGAAGCCGCAGGCCATCGGCTTCGCGGCACTTGATAGCCAGGCCGCCATTCCGCTGCTGAAGAAGGCACAGGCCGCGAAGATTCCCGTGGTGGCGTTCGACTCCGGCGTGGACAGCGACATTCCCGTGACCACCACCACGACCGACAACAAGGCCGCCGCCGCGCTGGCCGCCGACAAGATGGCCGAGCTGATCGGCAAGTCGGGCGAGGTTGCGCTGGTGGTGCACGACCAGACCAGCCGCACCGGCGTGGACCGGCGCGATGGGTTCGTCAACCGCATCAAGTCGACCTACCCGAACATCAAGATCGTGAGCGTGCAGTACGGCGGCGGCGACCAGCTGAAATCGACCGAGATCACCAAGTCGATCTTGCAGGCCTCGCCGAACCTCAAGGGCATCTTCGGCGCCAACGAGGGCTCCGCCATCGGCGTGGTCAATGGCGTGAAGGAGATGAAGCGCAACGGCAAGGTCGTGATCATCGGCTACGACTCGGGCAAGCAGCAGAAGAACGCCATCGTCGACGGCAGCATGGCCGGCGCGATCACGCAGAACCCCGTGGGCATGGGCTACAAGACCGTGGAGATGGCGGTGAAGGCGATCAAGGGCGAGAAGCTGCCCAAGGTCGTGGACACAGGCTTCTTCTGGTACGACAAGACCAACATCACCGATCCAAAGATCGCCGCGGTGCTGTACGACTGA
- a CDS encoding L-fuconate dehydratase — protein MTIVRSMRVLDVRFPTSQQLDGSDAMNPDPDYSAAYVVLETDQPGLEGHGLTFTIGRGNEICCAAIEAMRHLVVGLDLQWVAEDMGRFWRHITSDSQLRWIGPDKGAIHLATGAVVNAMWDLWAKSEGKPVWQLVADMSPEELVRCIDFRYITDCITPEDALVLLRDSAVGKAERIATLKAEGYPCYTTSAGWLGYSDEKLRRLAQEAVDAGFNHVKLKVGRDLQDDIRRLTVAREVLGPDRHLMIDANQVWEVDQAIDWVKQLAFAKPWFIEEPTSPDDVEGHRKIREGIAPLVKVATGEMCQNRIMFKQFIMRGAIDVVQIDSCRLGGVNEILAVMLMAAKYKLPVCPHAGGVGLCEYVQHLSMIDYLCISGTREGRVIEYVDHLHEHFVEPCVVRDAAYMPPTGAGFSITMKSASLERYRFRG, from the coding sequence ATGACCATCGTTCGATCCATGCGCGTACTGGACGTGCGCTTTCCCACTTCGCAGCAGCTCGACGGCTCCGACGCGATGAACCCCGACCCGGACTACTCCGCGGCGTATGTCGTGCTGGAGACCGACCAGCCGGGGCTCGAAGGCCATGGCCTGACCTTCACCATCGGCCGCGGCAACGAGATCTGCTGCGCGGCCATCGAGGCGATGCGCCACCTGGTGGTCGGGCTCGACCTGCAGTGGGTGGCCGAGGACATGGGCCGCTTCTGGCGGCACATCACCTCGGACAGCCAGCTGCGCTGGATCGGTCCTGACAAGGGCGCGATTCATCTGGCGACTGGCGCGGTGGTCAATGCGATGTGGGACCTGTGGGCCAAGTCCGAAGGCAAGCCGGTGTGGCAGCTGGTGGCGGACATGAGTCCCGAAGAACTCGTGCGCTGCATCGACTTTCGCTACATCACCGACTGCATCACGCCCGAAGACGCGCTGGTGTTGTTGCGTGATTCGGCCGTCGGCAAGGCCGAGCGCATCGCCACGCTGAAGGCCGAGGGCTACCCCTGCTACACCACTTCGGCCGGCTGGCTCGGCTACTCGGACGAGAAGCTGCGGCGGCTTGCGCAGGAGGCGGTCGATGCGGGGTTCAACCACGTCAAGCTCAAGGTGGGGCGCGACCTGCAGGACGACATCCGCCGGTTGACCGTGGCGCGCGAGGTGCTCGGGCCCGATCGCCATCTGATGATCGACGCCAACCAGGTGTGGGAGGTCGACCAGGCCATCGACTGGGTCAAGCAGCTCGCATTCGCCAAGCCCTGGTTCATCGAGGAGCCGACGAGCCCCGATGACGTCGAAGGCCACCGCAAGATTCGCGAAGGCATCGCGCCGCTGGTGAAGGTGGCCACGGGAGAGATGTGCCAGAACCGCATCATGTTCAAGCAGTTCATCATGCGCGGCGCCATCGACGTGGTGCAGATCGATTCGTGCCGGCTCGGCGGCGTGAACGAAATCCTCGCGGTGATGCTGATGGCCGCGAAGTACAAGCTGCCCGTGTGCCCGCATGCGGGCGGGGTGGGGCTGTGCGAGTACGTGCAGCATCTGTCGATGATCGACTACCTCTGCATCTCGGGGACGCGCGAAGGGCGGGTGATCGAGTATGTGGACCACCTGCACGAACACTTCGTCGAGCCGTGCGTGGTGCGCGATGCGGCGTACATGCCGCCGACGGGGGCGGGCTTCTCGATCACGATGAAGTCGGCGTCGCTCGAGCGCTATCGCTTTCGCGGGTAA
- a CDS encoding SDR family oxidoreductase yields the protein MTSTRLQNKTILITAAAQGIGLATALACAREGAQVIATDINAALLDKLAQTSPGIRTAVLDVRSADAIAALPAELPALDGLFNCAGYVHHGSVLECDEATWDFSFDLNVKSMYRMVRAFLPGMLDKAKHEGGGASIVNMASMASSVKGFQNRFAYGASKAAVIGMTKALAADHVRQGLRCNALCPGTVDTPSLRERIAAAPDPAQAERDFIARQPMGRLALAEDIAPQVVYLLGDESRFVTGQVVLVDGGVTI from the coding sequence ATGACTTCCACAAGACTGCAGAACAAGACGATCCTGATCACTGCCGCGGCGCAAGGCATCGGCCTTGCCACCGCCTTGGCCTGCGCGCGCGAGGGCGCGCAGGTGATTGCGACCGACATCAACGCCGCGCTTCTCGACAAGCTGGCGCAAACGTCGCCCGGCATCCGCACGGCGGTGCTGGATGTGCGCAGCGCGGATGCGATTGCCGCGCTGCCCGCCGAGTTGCCCGCGCTCGACGGCCTCTTCAACTGCGCAGGCTACGTGCACCACGGCAGCGTGCTCGAGTGCGACGAGGCCACGTGGGACTTCAGCTTCGACCTCAACGTGAAGAGCATGTACCGCATGGTGCGTGCCTTCCTGCCGGGCATGCTCGACAAGGCGAAGCACGAAGGCGGTGGCGCATCGATCGTCAACATGGCGTCGATGGCTTCGTCGGTCAAGGGCTTCCAGAACCGCTTCGCCTATGGCGCTTCCAAGGCCGCGGTGATCGGCATGACGAAGGCCCTGGCCGCGGACCACGTGCGGCAAGGGTTGCGCTGCAATGCGCTGTGCCCCGGCACGGTGGACACGCCCTCGCTGCGCGAGCGCATCGCCGCCGCGCCCGATCCGGCGCAGGCCGAGCGTGACTTCATCGCACGCCAGCCCATGGGCCGACTCGCGCTGGCGGAAGACATTGCACCGCAGGTCGTGTACTTGCTCGGCGACGAGTCGCGCTTCGTCACCGGCCAGGTGGTTCTGGTGGATGGCGGCGTTACCATCTGA
- a CDS encoding sugar ABC transporter ATP-binding protein has product MQPIVTIRDLCKSFAGVRALDKAQFDLLPGEVHALMGENGAGKSTLMKVLAGVYSKDSGEVLIDGKPADIASPRAAQALGIGIIHQELNLMNHLSAAQNIFIGREPRGRLGFFIDEDAMRVETQRIFDRMNLRLDPHTPVGELTVAKQQMVEIAKALSFDSRVLIMDEPTAALNNEEVADLFRIIGQLKSQGVAIVYISHKMDELKRIADRVTVMRDGQYIATVAMAATPMDMLIAMMVGRQLTEVENDFPDTAGNEIVLEARGITRGSMVRDASFVLRRGEILGFAGLMGAGRTELARAVFGADPIDAGEVFVRGKKVSIRSPEDAVSHGIGYLSEDRKHFGLATGMDVETNIALPSMKKFLSMGVFIDQAAIEAAGKRYVKQLNIKTPSVRQQVRLLSGGNQQKIVIAKWLLRDCSVLFFDEPTRGIDVGAKAEIYRLLNELAAQGKAIVIISSELPEILRVSHRVLVMCEGRITGELAGREASQEKIMQLATRREAAATA; this is encoded by the coding sequence ATGCAACCCATCGTCACCATTCGCGACCTCTGCAAATCCTTTGCCGGCGTGCGCGCCCTCGACAAGGCGCAGTTCGATCTGCTGCCCGGCGAGGTGCATGCACTCATGGGCGAGAACGGCGCGGGCAAGTCCACGCTCATGAAAGTGCTCGCCGGCGTCTACAGCAAGGACTCGGGCGAGGTGTTGATCGACGGCAAGCCCGCTGACATCGCGAGCCCGCGCGCGGCGCAGGCGCTGGGCATCGGGATCATTCATCAGGAGCTGAACCTGATGAACCACCTGAGCGCCGCGCAGAACATCTTCATCGGCCGCGAGCCGCGCGGGCGGCTGGGCTTCTTCATCGACGAGGATGCGATGCGCGTCGAGACGCAACGCATCTTCGATCGCATGAACCTGCGGCTCGACCCGCACACGCCGGTGGGCGAACTCACGGTGGCCAAGCAGCAGATGGTGGAGATCGCGAAGGCGCTCTCCTTCGACTCGCGCGTGCTCATCATGGACGAGCCCACCGCCGCACTCAACAACGAGGAGGTGGCCGACCTGTTTCGCATCATCGGCCAGCTCAAATCGCAGGGCGTGGCCATCGTCTACATCTCGCACAAGATGGATGAGCTCAAGCGCATCGCCGACCGCGTGACCGTGATGCGCGACGGCCAGTACATCGCCACCGTGGCGATGGCCGCGACGCCCATGGACATGCTCATCGCCATGATGGTGGGCCGCCAGCTCACCGAGGTGGAGAACGATTTTCCCGACACCGCGGGCAACGAGATTGTGCTCGAGGCCCGCGGCATCACGCGAGGATCGATGGTGCGTGATGCGAGCTTCGTGCTGCGCCGGGGCGAGATCCTGGGCTTCGCGGGGCTCATGGGCGCGGGCCGCACCGAGCTTGCACGTGCGGTGTTCGGCGCCGACCCCATCGATGCGGGCGAGGTTTTCGTACGCGGCAAGAAGGTGTCGATCAGGTCGCCCGAGGACGCGGTGTCGCACGGCATCGGCTACCTCTCCGAGGACCGCAAGCACTTCGGCCTGGCCACCGGCATGGACGTGGAAACCAACATCGCGCTGCCGAGCATGAAGAAGTTCTTGTCGATGGGCGTCTTCATCGACCAGGCGGCCATCGAGGCGGCCGGCAAGCGCTATGTGAAGCAGCTCAACATCAAGACGCCTTCGGTGCGCCAGCAGGTGCGGCTGCTCTCGGGAGGCAACCAGCAGAAGATCGTGATCGCCAAGTGGCTGTTGCGCGACTGCAGCGTGCTCTTCTTCGACGAGCCCACGCGCGGCATCGACGTGGGCGCCAAGGCCGAGATCTATCGCCTCCTCAACGAGTTGGCCGCGCAGGGCAAGGCCATCGTGATCATCTCTTCCGAGCTGCCCGAGATATTGCGCGTGAGCCACCGCGTGCTGGTGATGTGCGAAGGCCGCATCACCGGCGAACTGGCGGGGCGCGAAGCCTCGCAGGAAAAGATCATGCAGCTCGCCACCCGGCGCGAAGCTGCAGCCACCGCATGA